The following proteins are encoded in a genomic region of Cryptococcus gattii WM276 chromosome I, complete sequence:
- a CDS encoding uncharacterized protein (Similar to SGTC gene model, INSD accession EAL18636.1) — MSSQSVTLPSKPSREMAPTPLRSHKSVGGFEYPAIWSFPPFFTLQPNPQTLAHQLQLWRTLVLDWSRHERVFEVNTDSTGKDVLEVFENRTINRRLLPPSLKSLMGEMVKNGEAAAYPPKQDSQYLIYWRKPEEWGDIIYHWVMDNGLNSSIMTFYEITNGDLSHTSEFYELPISVLRKALETLVKRGRAQIIEGKDEIGEGHLVVQSLIVP; from the exons ATGTCCTCCCAATCCGTCACACTTCCCAGCAAGCCCTCCCGAGAGATGGCGCCTACACCTTTACGCTCGCACAAGAGTGTGGGTGGGTTTGAGTACCCGGCGATATGGAGTTTTCCTCCTTTCTTCAC ACTTCAACCCAATCCTCAAACGTTGGCGCATCAGCTACAACTTTGGAGAACGCTGGTACTCGACTGGTCAAGGCATGAGAGGGTATTTGAAGTGAATACGGACAGTACAGGGAAGGATGTATTGGAGGTGTTCGAAAATCGGACCATCAACC GGAGGTTGTTGCCACCTTCGCTGAAGTCTCTGATGGGTGAGATGGTAAAGAATG GTGAAGCAGCGGCATACCCACCGAAGCAAGATTCACAGTATTTGATCTACTGGCGAAAACCCGAGGAGTGGGGGGATATAATATACCATTGG GTTATGGACAATGGTCTCAACTCTAGTATCATGACATTCTACGAAATTACCAATGGTGATCTTTCACATACATCAG AATTCTACGAGCTCCCTATTTCTGTATTACGAAAAGCATTAGAGACCTTAGTAAAGCGCGGTAGAGCACAGATAATagaaggaaaagatgaGATTGGCGAAGGT CATCTTGTTGTTCAAAGTCTTATTGTGCCTTAG